The segment GGGGGTATGTTTGTCCGTCCCCTTTGTGAATCTGTAAACCCCACAAGAGCAGGGACTGTCCTTGCTGATCCTATAGCTCCTAAAACAAGCAAAATGCCCAGAGGGTTGTAAGTATTgtttgagcaaatgaatgaatgagagtgctgagagagaagggaggtgggaaggtaGATGGAGAGTGAGGGGAAAGGATGGTGATGAGGACAGGGTGCAAAAGTGAGGCTGGGGATgaaggggagaagaggagggagaggacaggCAGAAGGGGTCCTCATACTGGGTCTGGTTAAGGCTTCCAGACCCTGAGTAGGCTTCCCTGGAGCTCTGTCTCTTGGCCCTGCTGCCTGTAAGGTTTGAAGGCAGAGCCAGTGGGCGGGACTAGACTTTATCTTGGGGCGCAGCCCTAACCTCAGATGGTGACAGAGCTGGAGCCAGCAGGGGTTTTGCAAACCGTCCCGATTGCAGCAGGCCAGCAGTCTCACTCGGGACGGCGGGTGGGGCCTGGGCTTATCTCCCGAGCGCAGTCCTAACCTCAGATGGTGACAAAGCGGGAGCTACAGGCGTTTTGCAAACCGTCCCGATTGCAGCAGGGCTGGATGGTCTGGCCAGGGGTGACAGTGCTAGGTGTGGGGAGCAATCGGGTTCTGGACAGTTTGGGGCTTCAGCGTGAAGCTCGGCTTGTGGGGTGTGGGGATCCATGCTATGTACGGCTTGCCTCCACCTAACTCAGATCTGggtttctgaaagagaaggggaggTTCCAGCTCTGCATGGGGGGGGGTCTCTCCCTAGTAGGAAGCCTTCCTTCTTCCAAGTCCTAGAACTCGTCTGTTGCTCCATGAAGTCAGAATTGATAGCCAGGTGCAGCCATTTTCCTCTGAAAATACCCATCATTTTCCCATGGAGTAGCCTCAGGGAGTTTCTGATGGGCCTCCTCAGTGAACTCATTGGTGCTTTTCTGGGGCCAAGCCAGGTCTGCTTATGAGGGCAGCTGACAGGCCAGCCTGGAGTCCTGTCCAGGTTGGATCCTTCCCATtggggaccagccccagctgagTCCTGAAAGGAAAGATCTGCCCACTGATGGTGACAGGAAGTGACCGTCCCGGAGGAGTGCACAGGCCCTGGCTACTGTTGCCTCAGCATCTCGCATATGGCCCCCTCCATCCCATGGTCCCCTCACTGgcttggggcaggggaggggagggggtggaggtgaAGAGGCCCCTTTCCACCCCTACAACCCCAACCGGGATCTTGCAACACTGGGATGGGGGCCCTGGGGGCCCGGGCATGTGGCAATccgtggggggtggggtggggaggtgtgcACCAAGCAGGGGGAGCAGCTTTCACAAGCAGCTGCCACCGCCACCTCGGACTGACCTTGGCAGGCTCACCTTGGACAACTTCCTCCCTCTTGGTGGTATGTCCAacatcctcccttctcccccttccctgggaccGATCTGGGCTGTCAACTTAGGACTCTTACACTGGTCCCAGTTTTGCTCATGAAGGAAAAGTGAGCCAAAGTGTGGATTGTAAAGCCAAGGGAACACAAGTGTGTGCGCTTTGGACCTTGATTTGCTGGTTTTCAAAGTTCCCATGCCCTTGTCCCAGGACCTTGTACCTTCCCCAGGCAAGGGTGAGACTAACCGCCCTTCTCGGGGGTGCCTTCTTTCTGCCCTCTGGACACAGGCATCTCTGTggcagggtggtgggggaggaggggctcgGATGCAGGGAGCCTGCTGCTTCAGAGGGGATAAAGACTGTCCTGGAGGGAGGGCGGTGCAGTTCTGGCCTATTCTTCTTCCATGTTTCCATTCAGTCAGCCTCACCAGCTCTCCTTGCTTCTTCTGGACCAGGACACCTCACAGCCTTGGCATTTGctctccccctgctcccctccccctcagtTTAGCACATCTACCTCCTCTAGGATATTTTTAAGGTTTCAACTTCAGTGTTACCTCCTCCTGCTGTGTTACCTGCTGCAGGAGTGGTAAgctccagcagcagcagagagccatCACCCTCCCAGGCTGTGAGGCAGCTGCAGAGTCCTTGTCCTGTCCCCAGGCATTAGGGGTTAAGTACCTGACTTCAGTCTCCTGCGGCCCACAATCTCCTGCACTGCCTGAACACAACAGGTGGAGGAATTATTCAGCTAAGAGTTGGACTTATCTTGGTCACTACAGTGTCCTCAGAAACTTGCAAGGGCCTGGTAtgagaaagatgctcaacaaatacttgtgGAATAATTTACCAAACCAGTTGAAAAACCTCATTCCGAAAGTGTGACTTCCGGCTACCTGTCTTCTCTCCGGGATATGATCTGTCACAGAGGATTGCAGTGTGCCCACCACTCTGCATCAGGCAGGGCCCAGGTATGCGCTTCTCTCACCTGGGGCTGTGGCTGTCCTCCAGACCCCGTGGCAGGCACCCGCCCCGGGGAGCCCTGggtgctgggggctgggaggagacaTGATTCAGAACTGTGGGAAAGAAATTGGACAGATTCTGAAGCAACCCAGTCCCATCACCCAGCGCCTTGAACATCAGTCCAGGGGCAGTGGTCTTGAGCTGAGAGGAGGAAATCCGGAGGTTGAGTCACTTACCATGCTCTGTACAAACCCCCCTTATGCAACCCATCCCCCTGAGCTGAAAGGAAGgtgtgggattctcccaggcatcCACTGAGATGGGTGCCTccttcttcccaactcaggtagaATAAACCATCTAGTGAGGTTCAGATCTGTCTGTCCAAACCGGACCTGGGGCTGGGGGATCCAGGGCACAGATGTAGGGGAGATGGTGCCTGAGAGGCACGGAGGCAAAAGCAGGAAAGAGACTGAGTCCTGGGTGGGGTAGGCACGGTGCACGCAGATGTCTGCAGTGTGGAggctctgacccagggatgtggaggtagggggagagagagaggactgGGAGGATCTACACCCcagactctctccctctctgaagGTTATTCCTTGATGTCTAGGACTGCTATCTCAGCAGCGGCCTGTAAGTCATTGGTGACCTAGGAGAGACTGTAACCAGCCTGTATAATCTCTCATGTCTCTGATTCTATCCGACAATCCTTGATTACTGACTGAACGGGACCCGTGTGCCCTGCACTGTTCCATATGCCTCCAAGGGGAGGGTGTGAGTGCAAAGTAGAGAGACAGGTGCATGTATGGAGCCAGCAAAGGGCCTGGGTGAGCTTCCGGAGAATGCCTCTTATCCCTCTGGCCCTCAACTATCTACCAAATGTGGCTCACACTATCTTCTTGTCTGAGGGCAAAGCCTACCAGATGATCTCTTGAGGTTGCTTCCAGCCCCTTTGAGATCTGTGATTTTATGGAGCTAATTTTGGCTCTGCCCCTAACCTATCTCATGACTCTATGAGTGAGTCCCTTCCCTCtctgaagcctcagtttcctcacctgcagaATGAGAAGTTTAGATGAGATCTCTGACGTCCTTTCAGTTGTAGCAAAAGGAAACAATAACAAGTATTCGTGCTCACCATGTGCTAGGTACTGTCTACGAACATACATTACTACtcctcccattttgcagatgtggaaactgaggtacaaagaGAAGTAACTGGCACGAGGTCACACGACTAGCAAGTAGCGGACAGAAATTCAAACTGAGGCTATCAAGCACTGTCGAAGTATGCCTCTGAGGCTAGAGTTCTATGAAAAAACTGCTTTCCACATGGGGTTCATTGCACGGGGAGGGGGGTGTTATCCTCCTCATTATCAGTTTTCTCGTATACAAACAGGTCTTGAGGCCTTTCCCAGCTGATTCGTTCCCCAAGCACTCAGATTCTTTAAGGAACCTACGCCCTGAGGAATGGAGGACAAAGGTGGGCACGGGTGGATTGGAAGCATGGGGGTCTGTCAGTCTGGTAGACTGAAGTTTGGGAACTGGGGAGAAGGGATTGAGTCTCAGATCAATTGCTGCTGtgctgatgtgctcagtcatgtccaactctttgcgaccccatggacggtagcctgccaggttcctccgtccatggaattttccaggcaagaatactggagtgggttgccatttccttctcctcagatCAATTGCTGAGTGACCGTAAATACATTAGAGCCATCTGGAATTTTCCCTTGATCTCCTGGGGCAGGAAGTCCCAGAGCTACACCTCAAGGTGAGAGAGAACAGGGCTAGTGTCTGCAGGCCTGGGCAGGAGGACCTGGAGATACGGAGATCTCCCTGCAAACCACAGAGCTCTGCTAAGGGAATGTCCAGAGGCCACTCCAGGTCCTCTAGGGTGGGAGTAGAGTGGGCCGGGTCCAGGGAGAGAAGAGCAGCGAGACAGATACCAGGCCTGGATGTGTGGTATACTGGGGGACAGCTATGGGCAGCTTGTCTGCTGAATTTCCCAAGTGTTTATTTGGGCCTGGAATCAAGAGGTATACAGACCTAGCCTCCTGCATTCCCTGCCCGCAGAgcctccatcacacacacacccacacacccacaccggCCCAGGCCCAGTGCACAGCCCCAGCACCGAGTCATATGCAGTTTTATTCAGCCACAGAATCATCATGCCGGGCCTGCCCTCCTCCTTGCCACCTGCTGCCACTTGTCCATGGTCTCTCTCTGGCTGGGCCTGTGAGGGGCTCTGGGGCCCCAGCGAGAGTGGGTGTCCAAAGGGTCAGGCTGAGCTCGGGAGCTGGGGCCCACAGTCTGCCAGGTGGGCTCAGCTGCAGCCCCCCACGCCCTTGATGAGGTTGGCGGCCTCAGGGATCTGGCGGAAGAGGTTGCGCAGCGTGTCCAGCTCCTGGGTCAGCTGTTCCACGCGGTTGCGCAGGCGCTCGTTCTCGGCCATGTACTCCAACACCTTCTGCTGTGTCTCCAGGATGCGCCGCTTGGCCTTGTCCCGGCTCTTGCGCACCGCGATGTTGTTCCGCTCCCGCCGCAGCCGGTATTCCAGGCTGTCTTTGTTCACCGCCTTCTTGCCCTTGTGTGAGGGGCCTGCTGGGGAGGGCGCCTTGAGGAGCGGGCTGCAGGGGGGCGCGGCAGCGGCCAAAGGGGCCTGGAGGGGTAGGCACGGAGGGAAAGGAGTGAGGGTGTGGGGCAGGGATCCCACCAGCCGGAACACACGAGGGGCGTCGGAGGAATGTGGGATTCAGGGCTAGATCCTGGCCCCGTCAGAACGACCACCGCCCTGCCAGCGGCACAGGATCCGCTGCTTGGACCCATACTGCCTTTCATGTCCCCCACACGCTCTGAGGCCATTTTCCTTCCATCTGTCTTGAGTCTCCAGTTCTACCCTCAGCAGGCATTTCCTCTTCTAGAAGCAGGAGCCAGCacagaaaggagaggagggggcTGGTGGGCAGCAGAGAAGCTGGAGGGGGATGCCCTTAGATCAGGGCAGGCCAGCTGGTCACAGAGACTGCAGGACACATGGATTCCAGCCACACAGTGGGGCTTCAGGTGGGAGTGAATTCACAGAGAGGCCAAGCGGGGTCATGGCTGGGTGGCGAGCACAGAGGGCTTGGGTGGGTAGATTTCACACAGCAACACCACACACAGACCCCGTCCACAcggcctccctccagcccctgggtgGCAGGGAGGAGAACTGAGCTGTTCTTACCTTGAGGACGCGCAGTGGCTGGCTGGGTGACGCCAGGCCTGGGGGCAGGTGCATGGCTGTCTGCCCACAGTGTGCCACTTGGTACTGCAGAGGGTTGTAGCCGCTGCGGCTGGCCCCCCGGCTGCCCTCAGGCCCCCTAGGCTCCTCCTTCACGGCCACAGCCCTGGGGTCGTAGCTCCCTGGGCTGCTGTAGATGCCAGGCCCCAAGGCCTTCCTGTCGGGGCCGAAGGTATGTGGGGGATAGGTGAAGGGCCGGGGGTCAGCCGGCAGGTAGTGGGGGAAGGCAGGGGTCCCGGGCCCCTTAAGGCCTCGGGCCTCAGGGGCCGGCTTCACGGCGAAGAGGTCGGAGAGGAGCTGTTCTTCCCCAGACTCGATGTAGGCAGACAGGTCGATGGAGGCCTCATGCTCACACATGTCCCCCAGCTCCCCAGGCCCCGCGCGGGCCCCTGAGAACTCCAGTGGCTGCTGGCCAGCGCGGGGCTCGCACTCGTAGTAGGTCCCGTGGGACATGGCCGGCCCGCCCCCTCGGCTCCCCGCCCCTGGCCGCCCCGCTCTTGGGGCACCCTCCGGGATGCTCGTCTGTCTGCCCCCTGCCCTAGATCTGCCCTCTCCGATCTCCGCCGTCACCCACTCCTGTGtggtctctctcctccctcctccgctgtttccttttccttcctctgtagtcaatgcctcttttctcttcccttttttcccctctctccctgggGTGACTCAGGGAGGGGCAGGGCGCACCCCAGAGGGAGGGATGTAAGCCTTAGAGAATCGGGGCCCCTGGCCTATTTAGCAGATGGGGGCTACTCTGGTCAGGCTCCAAGCCAGGGTTCTAAGATGCCCGGGAGCCAATGCTTCTGGGAATGTCTCCCCCTCCCCGTCGAGTCCGGGGGGGTTCCAGAATCCTTGTTGAGGGCAACAGCTCACTCTGAGTGTCCTCCTCCCTCTGACTTCCAAATGTCCTGTGCAGAATGAGTGCCCAgtcagaaggaagagaggaaccTTCTTCCAGTGCCGACCCCCAGCCTGATCCGAGCTCCTCCCTGGACACACCTCCTTCTCAGTACCGTCCGCAGCAACAGTGCTGGGCTCCACCTACCCCCAGAGCCACCCTGTTCCTTTTGTAGACCCACCTCTCCAAACCACTCTCCTGGGTGCAGGCCAGGGGTGTTGTTTGAGGGGTTTAGGAAGtagtgatgggcttcccagatggctcagtggtaaagaatctgcctgcggtgctagagatgcaggagatacaggttcgatgcctggattgggaagaacccttggaggaggaaatggcaacccacaccagtattcttgtctgaagaatcccatggacagaggagcctggtgggctacaatccatagggtcacagagaatcggatacgactgaagcgactgagcacacacacacacaggaagtaGTGATAAGTCTGGGACCAAGCCATACACTAGGATCTGTCTTCTGCAGCAGAGCAGCCTCTTTAGCTAAGTTTTGCATGGGGTCTGTGCAATAGCCCAAGCCTTCACATGTTTCCAGCCCAGGCTACCTCTAGCAACCTGGCACTGTCCCTGACTGCCCTGTCTTGGCAGGGCTGGTCAGGGCTTGGGCTCCACGCCCCAGACCCTGGCAGCCTCAGCAACAGCTGCGCTCCTCTGGTGTTTCCAGCGCCTGGCCTGTGCTGCCAGAGCC is part of the Bubalus bubalis isolate 160015118507 breed Murrah chromosome 11, NDDB_SH_1, whole genome shotgun sequence genome and harbors:
- the CEBPE gene encoding CCAAT/enhancer-binding protein epsilon; the protein is MSHGTYYECEPRAGQQPLEFSGARAGPGELGDMCEHEASIDLSAYIESGEEQLLSDLFAVKPAPEARGLKGPGTPAFPHYLPADPRPFTYPPHTFGPDRKALGPGIYSSPGSYDPRAVAVKEEPRGPEGSRGASRSGYNPLQYQVAHCGQTAMHLPPGLASPSQPLRVLKAPLAAAAPPCSPLLKAPSPAGPSHKGKKAVNKDSLEYRLRRERNNIAVRKSRDKAKRRILETQQKVLEYMAENERLRNRVEQLTQELDTLRNLFRQIPEAANLIKGVGGCS